Genomic window (Bacillota bacterium):
GGGTAATAAGTATATCTCCGACTTCCCTTGATTTTATTCTGTTTACGTATTTCAAATCGTCGATGTCTAAAAGCAGGATGCCCTGAAACGGAGCTTTTCCTAAGAACCTGTTGAGGAACAGGTTAAAAACATCATGCGTGTATGTAGCTGTAAGCTTGTCAAAAGACTGGATGGCCGACATCAACATTACCTTCTTTGCTTTTTTCTAAAATCGGATATTCTAAAATAAATATATAACAATAATGCGCTTTTGATACGCATTAATTCTTTTAGTACCGGCAAAATCGATGCTCCATCCAGTTCATCAATTGTTTGCCTATATTCTATGCTTTTCAGTGCTTTAGACATTTCCGATAGTTTTTTCTTCATAGGAAATCTGCTATCAGGATGAACACAGTCTGAAAGCGCAAGCGAATATTCTTCAATTATTTTTCTTTTTATGATTATTAACAAATCTTCATTACAGCCTCTTTCGTCACAAAGCTGTTTTAACTGCACATACATTCTGGCAATTCCGTAAAATCTGTTTTCATGAAATGAAACGTGAAGTCCTTTATTTCCCCTGATATGATAGCTATAAAGTGCCTCATTAATAAACGTAAAAGTGCTAATGTGGCGTATATAGGATAAAACAAAAAGCAGATCTTCGCCCATCGAAATATCGTTATCGAATTTAAGCTTATACTTCTCGATAATGCTGCGGCTGAATATTTTATTGCAAAGGCTCGATAACAACCCATCTTCATAAAGTAACGGAAAATGTGATACCGGCTCTTCCCCGCAATTTGGAAGAACTGATTGTTCCTTGCCCGTTTCGCAAAACGACCATTTGATGCCGCAGACTGTCAGGCTTTTTATATGCATTTCTGCATTTGACACCATTTTTTCAAGAATATCCACAGAAACTCTATCGTCACAGTCCCAGAAAAAAATATATTTTCCCATAGCCGCTGAAAGGCCTTTATTTCGCGCCGCGGATACCCCGGCCCTTTGTTGGTGAAAAACCTTTATCTGAGGATGTTTTACTGCAAATTCATCTAATAATTCTCCGCTTCCGTCTGTCGACCCATCATCAATAATAATCAGCTCATAATCATAAAAAGACTGATTTAAAACACAGCCAAGCATGTCATGCAAATATTCTTTTCCGTCGCAGACAGGTATTATTATACTTACTGTCCGATTCATATGCCCTCCGCCTTAAATAAAAAAGCCATAACACTAAATGTTATGGCAACTGGCTATCATATTCCAAAATGGAATTTAGACCCTTTAGTTTTGCGCCACTGTCTTTCAACAGCTTTGCTTTTTACTTATTACTTTTCATTATATCGGCTTTTAATATTCACGTCAATAGTGTATTTACCAGTTTATCCATTTCATGAAATATGCCTAAAGGCTGTTTAGAAATGCCATTATTACTTTGTGATTTTTCCGGGATAAAAATCGATGGCAATGTATCACTGTTCAAATCAGCATAGTTTTGACAAAGGTTCAAATCATTAATTATATTTAGCATCTTTTTGCTGTAAACAACCGGGAAGAATGGCTGATCCGCCATATACGAAAGAAGCATTGCATGAAAACGTGAGCAGACAGTGCGCTCCATAGACAGATATTCGCTTATAAATTCATTCATATCACCCGTATAATAAACAGCCTTGACCTTTTCAGCAATATTTCTGTCAAGGGTTAAAATAACTTCATTTACTGTGTCGAAATCCCCTTCCCTCTCGCAGAATCCAAACAGCGTGACGGCTCTGCCCGCATTCGCTTCTAAGACTATAGACGCACATACTGCTTTAAGATAATCGTTCCATTTTGCCGAAAGCTCGCCTCGCCCCCGCAGATCTATGACGGATATGCCAAAAGTTCCGCTCTTTTTGCTGACACTGGGCAGGGGATATGAAAAAACCGCGTCAGGGGCA
Coding sequences:
- a CDS encoding glycosyltransferase, whose translation is MNRTVSIIIPVCDGKEYLHDMLGCVLNQSFYDYELIIIDDGSTDGSGELLDEFAVKHPQIKVFHQQRAGVSAARNKGLSAAMGKYIFFWDCDDRVSVDILEKMVSNAEMHIKSLTVCGIKWSFCETGKEQSVLPNCGEEPVSHFPLLYEDGLLSSLCNKIFSRSIIEKYKLKFDNDISMGEDLLFVLSYIRHISTFTFINEALYSYHIRGNKGLHVSFHENRFYGIARMYVQLKQLCDERGCNEDLLIIIKRKIIEEYSLALSDCVHPDSRFPMKKKLSEMSKALKSIEYRQTIDELDGASILPVLKELMRIKSALLLYIYFRISDFRKKQRR
- a CDS encoding polysaccharide pyruvyl transferase family protein — protein: AFDKLGKVYIEKKQLKNFDACVYIGGSLFMENPSDSRDEIKLRLETDYFYSHNKPYLILSSNFGPFKSGDYVKRYGEIFKKCTDVSFRDKYSYELFSNISSVRYAPDAVFSYPLPSVSKKSGTFGISVIDLRGRGELSAKWNDYLKAVCASIVLEANAGRAVTLFGFCEREGDFDTVNEVILTLDRNIAEKVKAVYYTGDMNEFISEYLSMERTVCSRFHAMLLSYMADQPFFPVVYSKKMLNIINDLNLCQNYADLNSDTLPSIFIPEKSQSNNGISKQPLGIFHEMDKLVNTLLT